One Phaseolus vulgaris cultivar G19833 chromosome 2, P. vulgaris v2.0, whole genome shotgun sequence DNA window includes the following coding sequences:
- the LOC137809451 gene encoding uncharacterized protein, translating into MMSSVHSDFLIQEDNILEGTKTETTLHMLMAEEAEGDDTKSIEMSVRVQGEKEDITVTWDNLWVTVSSGKKKKPILQGLTGYASPGRILAIMGPSGCGKSTLLDSLAGRLSSKMKHTGKILINGQKQTLAYGTSGYVTQEDAMLSTLTAGETLYYSAQLQFPDSMSTAEKKEQADITLREMGLQGAINTRVGGWGSKGLSGGQKRRLSICIEILTRPRLLFLDEPTSGLDSAASYYVMSRIATLNLRDGIRRTIVASIHQPSSEVFELFHDLCLLSSGETVYFGPASDANQFFASNGFPCPTLHNPSDHYLRMINKDFEQDAEEGFGKGVSTEKAIDTLVKSYRLSQVRKQVKREMQKIVECDSCEKRKRIHAAFPTQCFVLIRRSSLQFFRDISNYWLRLIVFIVIAISIGSIFYNIGTDNGSIQGRGSLLIFFVSVLTFMTLVGGFSPLLEEMKVFERERLNGHYGITAFLIGHTFSAVPYMVMISLIPGGIAYHLCGLHKGLDRFFYFTCLLFGIVMWVESLMLVIGSISPNYVIGMFLAGGVEGLMIVTGGFYRLPNDLPKPLWKYPFYYVSFLKYALQGSFKNDFDGLTFSVNPDGGGTASMSGREVLAHTWHVEMNHSKWVDLAIMFGMIVLYRVLFLVITKFKEKFKPFLASITLPPDEDVIKICRVQMEEEKEITLTWENLEASVTGGKSRKIILNGLTGYAQPGKLLAIIGPSGCGKSTLLDALAGRLGSNMKQTGKILINGHKQELAYGTSGYVTQDDAMLSCLTAGETLYYSAQLQFPNTMSAAEKKERADATLREMGLQDAINTRVGGWSCKGLSGGQKRRLSISVEILTHPRLLFLDEPTSGLDSAASYYVMSGIAGLNLKDGIQRTIVASIHQPSSEVFQLFHDLCLLSSGETVYFGSASDANQFFASNGFPCPPLYNPSDHYLRIINKDFNQYIDEGITTEEATNILVSSYKSSEYRNHVQNEIAQRSEKDSGAVGRKKIHGAFLTQCLVLLKRSSKQIYRDISNYWLRLIVFIAVSVSMGSIFYHIGPSMRSIQERGSLLCFFVSVLSFMTLVGGFSPLIEEMKVFNRERLNGHYGITAFVVGSTFSAVPYTLMISLIPGAIVTYLSGLHKGVENFLYFASVLFAIVMWVESLMMVVGSIFPNFVMGVITAGGVEGLMILTSGFYRLPNDLPKPLWKYPFYHVSFLTYALQGLLKNEFEGLIFSSDEGGGAKSVSGRDILVETWHVQMGHSKGVDLAIMFGMIVLYRVLFLIITKCKEKLKHVHVGTNAPQAKVFSRTHITERDNQLI; encoded by the exons ATGATGAGTTCCGTTCACAGTGATTTTCTCATACAAGAAGATAATATTTTAGAGGGGACGAAAACAGAAACTACTCTACATATGCTCATGGCAGAAGAAG CTGAAGGTGATGACACCAAGTCAATAGAAATGAGTGTAAGAGTTCAGGGAGAGAAGGAGGACATAACAGTGACATGGGACAATTTGTGGGTCACTGTTTCAAGTGGAAAGAAAAAGAAGCCAATTCTGCAGGGTCTCACAGGTTATGCAAGCCCAGGGAGGATTCTGGCCATAATGGGCCCTTCAGGATGTGGAAAATCTACACTTCTTGATAGTTTAGCAG GAAGATTGAGCTCAAAAATGAAGCATACAGGGAAGATTCTAATCAATGGCCAGAAACAAACACTGGCCTATGGGACATCA GGCTATGTAACACAAGAAGATGCTATGCTGTCAACTTTAACAGCTGGGGAAACTTTATACTACTCTGCTCAGCTCCAGTTTCCAGATTCCATGTCCACAGCAGAGAAGAAGGAACAAGCAGATATCACACTCAGAGAAATGGGTCTGCAAGGTGCCATTAATACAAGGGTTGGAGGGTGGGGTTCTAAAGGCCTGAGTGGGGGACAAAAGAGGAGACTTAGCATTTGCATTGAGATTCTAACAAGGCCAAGACTCCTCTTCCTTGATGAACCAACAAGTGGACTTGATAGTGCAGCTTCCTATTATGTTATGAGTAGAATTGCAACTCTAAATCTAAGAGATGGAATTCGAAGGACCATTGTTGCTTCCATCCATCAGCCTAGCAGTGAAGTTTTCGAACTTTTTCATGACCTCTGTCTTTTGTCTTCAGGTGAAACTGTATATTTTGGTCCAGCCTCTGATGCAAATCAG TTTTTTGCTTCAAATGGTTTCCCATGCCCAACTCTCCACAATCCTTCTGATCACTACTTAAGGATGATAAATAAAGATTTCGAACAG GATGCTGAAGAAGGCTTTGGTAAGGGAGTAAGTACAGAAAAAGCAATTGATACCCTTGTAAAGTCTTACAGGCTGTCTCAAGTACGAAAACAAGTTAAAAGGGAAATGCAAAAAATAGTTGAATGT GATTCTTGTGAAAAAAGGAAGAGGATTCATGCTGCATTTCCTACTCAATGCTTTGTTCTTATCAGAAGATCTTCATTGCAGTTCTTTCGTGACATAAGCAATTACTGGCTACGTTTAATTGTCTTTATTGTAATAGCTATAAGCATTGGATCTATCTTCTATAACATAGGCACAGACAATGGATCTATTCAG GGGAGAGGTTCGCTGCTCATATTTTTTGTTTCAGTTCTGACTTTCATGACCCTTGTTGGTGGATTTTCTCCACTCTTGGAGGAAATGAAG GTATTTGAACGAGAGAGATTAAATGGGCACTATGGTATCACAGCATTTCTCATAGGCCACACATTCTCTGCTGTTCCTTACATGGTAATGATCTCTCTTATTCCTGGAGGAATAGCTTATCACCTTTGTGGGTTGCACAAAGGATTAGATCGTTTCTTCTACTTCACTTGTTTGCTATTTGGCATAGTGATGTGGGTTGAGAGCCTTATGTTGGTGATTGGGAGCATCTCCCCGAACTATGTAATAGGCATGTTCCTTGctggtggagttgaaggactCATGATCGTAACAGGTGGATTCTATAGACTGCCAAATGATCTTCCCAAGCCATTATGGAAGTACCCTTTCTACTATGTTTCCTTCCTCAAGTATGCACTCCAAGGATCCTTCAAGAATGACTTTGATGGACTAACATTTTCAGTAAACCCTGATGGAGGAGGCACTGCAAGCATGAGTGGTAGAGAAGTTCTAGCTCACACATGGCACGTGGAAATGAATCACTCTAAGTGGGTTGATCTTGCAATCATGTTTGGAATGATTGTTCTCTATCGAGTTCTGTTCTTGGTCATCACCAAGTTCAAGGAGAAGTTCAAGCCTTTTCTTGCATCCATTACTCTTC CTCCAGATGAGGATGTAATAAAAATTTGTAGAGTGCAGATGGAAGAAGAGAAGGAAATAACTTTGACATGGGAGAATTTGGAGGCTAGTGTTACAGGTGGAAAGAGTAGAAAAATAATTCTGAATGGTCTTACAGGTTATGCCCAACCAGGGAAGCTTTTGGCTATTATCGGTCCTTCAGGCTGTGGCAAATCAACACTTCTTGATGCTTTAGCAG GAAGACTGGGATCGAACATGAAGCAAACGGGAAAGATTCTAATCAATGGCCACAAACAAGAACTGGCGTACGGAACATCA GGCTATGTGACACAAGATGATGCGATGCTGTCATGTTTAACAGCTGGGGAAACTTTGTACTACTCAGCTCAGCTGCAATTTCCAAACACCATGTCTGCAGCTGAGAAGAAGGAACGAGCAGATGCTACGCTCAGAGAAATGGGTCTGCAAGATGCCATCAACACAAGGGTTGGAGGGTGGAGTTGTAAGGGTCTGAGTGGGGGACAGAAGCGGAGACTTAGCATATCTGTTGAGATTCTAACACATCCAAGACTCCTCTTCCTTGATGAACCAACTAGTGGACTTGATAGTGCAGCTTCCTATTATGTTATGAGTGGGATTGCAGGTCTCAATCTAAAGGATGGAATTCAAAGAACTATTGTTGCCTCCATCCACCAGCCAAGCAGTGAGGTTTTCCAACTTTTTCATGATCTTTGTCTTCTGTCTTCAGGAGAGACAGTATATTTTGGATCTGCCTCTGATGCAAATCAG TTTTTTGCTTCAAATGGTTTTCCCTGCCCACCCCTCTACAATCCTTCCGATCATTACCTAAGGATCATAAACAAAGATTTCAATCAG TATATTGACGAAGGTATTACCACTGAAGAAGCAACTAATATCCTTGTCAGTTCATATAAATCGTCTGAATATAGAAATCACGTTCAGAATGAAATAGCACAAAGAAGTGAAAAA GATTCCGGTGCAGTTGGAAGGAAGAAGATCCACGGTGCATTCCTTACTCAGTGTCTGGTTCTTCTGAAAAGATCTTCGAAGCAAATCTATCGTGATATAAGCAATTACTGGTTACGTCTAATTGTCTTTATCGCAGTATCTGTAAGCATGGGCTCTATCTTCTATCACATTGGCCCAAGTATGAGATCAATTCAG GAAAGAGGATCGCTTCTTTGTTTTTTCGTTTCAGTTCTGAGTTTCATGACACTTGTCGGTGGATTCTCTCCATTAATTGAGGAAATGAAG GTGTTTAACCGAGAGAGATTGAATGGACATTATGGTATAACAGCTTTTGTGGTAGGGAGCACATTTTCTGCTGTTCCTTACACACTGATGATATCTTTGATTCCTGGAGCTATTGTTACTTATCTTTCTGGACTACACAAAGGAGTAGAAAACTTTCTGTACTTTGCCTCTGTCCTATTTGCTATTGTGATGTGGGTTGAGAGCCTTATGATGGTTGTTGGGAGCATTTTTCCAAATTTTGTGATGGGTGTGATCACTGCTGGTGGGGTTGAAGGACTCATGATTTTGACAAGTGGATTCTATAGACTTCCAAATGATCTTCCCAAACCATTATGGAAATACCCTTTTTACCATGTTTCCTTCCTCACCTATGCTCTCCAAGGATTGTTAAAGAATGAATTTGAAGGCTTGATATTTTCTTCGGATGAGGGTGGAGGTGCCAAAAGTGTTAGTGGTAGAGATATACTGGTTGAGACATGGCATGTGCAAATGGGTCACTCAAAGGGGGTTGATCTTGCTATCATGTTTGGTATGATTGTCCTCTATAGAGTTCTATTCTTGATCATCACTAAATGCAAGGAGAAGTTGAAACATGTTCATGTTGGCACTAATGCTCCTCAAGCAAAAGTTTTCTCAAGAACTCAC